CGAAAACTCTAAATACTGCTGCTTAATTTGTTGAAAACTTAATTCAGAATAATCGACTAAATCCATTTTATTGATCGCGACAACAAAATGTTTAATACCGAGCAAATTCGCAATAAAAGAATGACGCCGTGTTTGATCCAACACCCCTTTACGAGCATCAATCAAAATCACCGCCAAATCACACGTAGAGGCGCCTGTCGCCATATTACGAGTGTACTGCTCATGCCCTGGAGTATCTGCAATGATGAATTTGCGTTTTTTTGTGGAAAAATATCGATATGCAACATCGATAGTAATCCCTTGCTCGCGCTCTGCTTGCAAACCATCCACTAATAAAGCGAGATCTGGCCTTTCACCTGTTGTACCCACTTTTTGGCTATCCGTATGGACTGCGGCCAATTGATCTTCATAAATCTGCTGAGAATCATGCAGTAAACGCCCTATTAACGTACTTTTACCGTCATCCACCGAACCACAAGTTAACAATCTTAATAGTGACTTATGCTGATGCTGATGCAAATACCCTTCAATTCCTAGCTCTTCGAGTTGAGCTTGTACTGCGCTATTCATACGATGCCTTGCTCCCTAAAAGTACCCTTGACGTTTCTTCATTTCCATCGATCCGGACTGATCACGGTCGATCGCTCGTCCTTGCCTTTCACTCGATGTCGTCACTAACATTTCTTCAATGATTTCTGGCAATGTTTGCGCTTGTGATTCGATAGCCCCCGTCAGTGGATAACATCCGAGCGTACGAAAACGTACTTTGCGATGCTCCAATGTTTCACCTTCAAGTAATTCCATCCTGTCGTCATCTTTCATGATCAACATGCCGTCACGCTCAATAACAGGACGTTCTTGGGCAAAATACAATGGAACAATATCGATATTTTCTAGATAGATATATTGCCAAATATCTAATTCAGTCCAATTTGATAATGGGAAAACCCGAATACTTTCGCCTTTATCGACCTGACCATTGTAGGTGTGCCATAACTCTGGCCGTTGATTTTTAGGATCCCAGCCATGATGACGATCGCGAAATGAATACACACGTTCTTTAGCACGAGACTTTTCTTCGTCTCGTCTTGCCCCACCGAAAGCGGCATCAAAACCATGTTGGTTCAGTGCTTGCTTCAAGCTTTGCGTTTTCATGATATCGGTATGCTTGGCCGAACCATGTTCAAAAGGACTGATCCCCATCGCCAATCCCTCTGGATTTTTATGAACAATCAGATCCAGATCGTATTTTTTGGCCGTATCATCACGAAAACGGATCATTTCCTGAAATTTCCAATTGGTATCCACATGTAACAGCGGAAATGGAATCTTGCCTGGATAAAAGGCCTTACGGGCGAGGTGTAACATCACAGAAGAATCTTTACCGATCGAGTACATCATGACAGGATTCGAAAACTCTGCAGCCACCTCCCGAATAATGTGAATACTTTCAGCTTCAAGCTGTTGTAAGTGAGTTAAGCGTTGTTGATCCATATCATCACGTCCTTTCGTTGTTCAATAGCGGCGTTCACTTAACGTCGTTATGCTGTACGATAATGTTGAGAATTCTGGGGATTAGTAGAAAACCATTGAAGTTTATCTGCCAATTGCACGACCTCACCAACGACAATTAACGCGGGAGATTGTGCATGTGCGGTAATGACAGGAAGCTTATCTAAAGTGCTGACACTCACTTGCTGAGATGATTGCGTACCTCGCTCAATCACCGCCACAGGCGTGGTAGAACTGCGCCCGTGGGCAATCAATTCATCACAAATAGTTTGCGCATTCATCAACCCCATATAAATAACTAAGGTCTGGTTCGCCCGAGCCAGCGTCTGCCAGTCCTGTACCTGACTACCCGACTTACAGTGGCCAGTTACAAATAATGCCGATTGTGCATAATCACGATGTGTGAGAGGAATCCCAGCATAGGCCGTTGCACCAGCGGCAGCGGTGATACCGGGAATCACTTGAAACGATACACCGGCTTGAAATAATACTTCTAACTCTTCACCACCACGGCCAAACATAAATGGATCGCCACCTTTGATGCGAACCACCCGATGCCCTTGCTTGGCAAAATCGACCAGCAACTGATTGGTTTTTTCTTGTGGTACGCTATGGTGGCCTGCTCGTTTACCGACACAAACACAAATAGTGTCGTCGGGCACTAACGCCATAATGTCTTCAGAGACTAAATAGTCGAACAGCACCACATCGGCTTGTAATAAAAAGCTTAGTGCTTTCATCGTCAGTAACTCCGGATCGCCCGGCCCAGCACCAACTAACGCAACTTGTCCTGGCAGCAAAGAGGATGGGTTCATCGTGGTAAAAACATGCTGAATATTCTTATCACTATATGGAGACGAATTTGTCGTACCGCGGCGATAGGCGAGTTTAGCCACATCGATTACATCAGCCATGAGTGTTGTCCCTTACATTCGTTCATGGCTGCATTATGGAGAGTCGCAAATATTACCTGAAATTCTATAATTTCATTTTTTATGCGAAAAACTGATAAGCAATAACGGTAATCAACAATATAAAATCAAACCCAAACTAACCTTATGAAAAAATTGATTTTTTCTTATTGAAGCCATTCATTTACCGACATAAGAAGATGTCAGTGCTCGTGATTTTATGGAGCTATAGTTAGGTGATATATCCAATTGTTATATTTAGTCAGTAAGTTCGGGGGGAATAAAGAGAAAAATGTGCGACCTTACACCTGTGATTTTCCATGTTATGATTTCTATTTACTCACAGCAGGATAGAACTACATGGATATTCAATGGCTTTGTTTAGACTTTACGCAGCTTTCTACTCATCAGCTCTATGATGTCGTAAAACTCCGAGTAGACGTATTTGTCGTAGAGCAAAATTGTGCTTATGAAGAATTAGATAATAAAGACCGCATGCAAGGTGTAAAACATTTGCTGGGATATGTGGGTGATGAGCTCGTCGCGTATGCACGCTTATTGCCACCAGGGAGTAGTGTTGCTAATTGTAGCAGTATTGGTCGAGTATTAATTAAATCTATCGTCCGTAAAAAAGGGGTTGGCGATCAATTAATTAAGATGGCGATACAATATAATCAGCATTATTGGTTAGGTAAAAAAATCAGTATTGAAGCACAAACACATCTTGAACGCTTTTATCAAAAGCATGGATTTGCAACACAATCGCTACCTTTTGATCTTGATGGTATTTCTCATATTGAGATGACCTTGGCATAAGGGACGGCTCATGCGTCCCTGATGGTATCAATTTACTCGCTTCGCCCAAACGAGCCATCCGCCATGCGGAAAAACATGACTGACTTATCACTTTTTTCTAGCTGAAGAATATCTAATTGCTGTTTATCCGTTAGTTTATAACGGATAAGCTGACCTTTCTTTATCCGACTCAATGGCTTACCAGCTCCTTCGACCTTAACTAGCTCGTGCAAGTCAGCTAATGACAGGTCATTTTCGCGAAATACAGCGGCTAACGTATCCCCTTGTTTAACGATGTATTGGTGCCAAACTTTAGGAGCTTGTGGTGAGCGCCCATCGTCACTGATTTGACGACTCAAACCAATACTATTCACGTCAACTTGAGTCTGTTGTGGCGGTTGCGGCTCATTATCACTTTTAGGGACAGGCACTAAAGCAATCAAGATAACGACCGGTGTCAAGATAGTGAGCCATAAGCGATGTTTGGTAGGCATTGCCCGCCATTCATGTTGCACACGAGCAAGCAAGCTGGACCAATTAATAGCGGATAATCGTTGCTGGCAGCGCTCTATCAAATCACTTTCAGGTTTAGTTTTTTTACGTCTGCGGTGATTCATATTCCTGTCCAATACCTACGCTAATCTCAAAAAATGACTGTCTTTATTGTATAAGAAATTATCACTATATCTGATTATTATTAATAATTTTCAAGCCATTGTCTCATCATTGCCTGTAATTGATCACACCTTAACACCTTTATAAAGGTATTTACTACGAGCCGTTTCATCACTAGCTCGAAACTGGTATGCTTTTGGCTTTATAATTGACGCGAAAGAGTAACGTTTATGTCTGAAGTAACATTCGAAACAGTAGAGCAAAAAGCAAGCTACGGTATTGGTATTCAAATGGGTCAACAACTTGCTGGTAGCGGGTTAGAAGGCCTAAACGTCGATGCAATCGCTGCAGGTATCGCAACTGCACTAAAAGGTGAAGAACCAGCCGTTGCTATCGATGACATCAACCAAGCACTACAAGCTATTCACCAACGCGCGGAAGAAGCTCGTAACGAACTAGCAAAAGTAGCAGCAGCTGAAGGCGAAGCGTTTCTAAAAGACAACGCACTACGTCCTGAAGTTAACGTTCTAGAATCTGGCCTACAGTACGAAATCATCACTGAAGGTACAGGTGAAGTTCCAACTTCAGATAAAACTGTACGTGTGCACTACCATGGCCAATTGACTGACGGAAGTGTCTTCGATAGCTCTGTTCAACGTGGCGAACCTGTTGAATTCCCAGTAACGGGTGTTATTCAAGGTTGGGTTGAAGCTCTACAAATGATGCCAGCTGGTTCTAAATGGAAACTTTACGTTCCTCAAGAACTTGCATACGGTGAGCGCGGAGCAGGTGCGGCTATTCCACCATTTGCAGCTCTAGTATTTGAAGTAGAACTACTCGATATTCTGTAAGAAAACTAGCAAACATTTAACTTCAAGCGGCGCAATGCGCCGCTTTTTTTGATCTACAGTAGAGGGGAACACGATAACGACTCGAGGATAAACTATGATGAAACGCTCCCTACTCAGCGTACTGGCTCTCAGTGCCACTATCATCAGCACACCAAGCTACGCATTTCTCAATTTTGGAAAAGATAACGATAATATCGCCAATACGTTAAATGGTGCATTCAACCAAGTCAAAAGTACAACTAAACTCACTTCTGATATAAGCCAACAACTTAACGTAAAGCCAAGCCAAGCCGCCAGTGGTGCTGGTGCTTTACTCGCCCTCGCCAAAAATCAACTCAGTTCTCAAAATACCCAAGAATTAAATCATCTCATTCCAGGTATAAGTCAGCTTACTAACCTTAATTTAAGCGGGGGTTCTAAGTTGAGTTCGAGCATCAACTCTTTAGGCCAAGTCAATCAAGTATTTACTAAATTAGGATTGGATCCAGCCATGATAAGCCAATTTGCGCCTATTGTTCTGAAGTATTTAGGAGAGCGTAACGCGAGTAGTGGGTTAATCAATTCTCTGAGCGAATTATGGAAAGCGTAAATAAGGAAACGTAGATGTTATAGACACAAAAAAACCGAGCATTTTCATGCTCGGTTTTTCTCATATTTCGAACTGTTTATTCAGCCGCTTCTTCAGCTTCTGAACGTTCAACAAGCTCAATGTATGCCATTGGAGCTTTATCACCAGCACGGAAACCACACTTAAGAATACGAGTGTAGCCACCTTGACGTGCTGCGAAACGTGGACCTAGTTCGTTAAATAGTTTTGCTACAACTTCGTTATCACGAGTGCGAGCAAATGCTAGACGACGGTTTGCAACGCTGTCAGTCTTAGCTAGTGTAATCAAAGGCTCAACGACGCGACGTAGCTCTTTAGCTTTTGGCACAGTAGTCTTGATAATTTCATGACGTACTAGAGAGCTAGCCATATTGCTGAACATCGCTTTGCGATGACTGCTGTTGCGGTTGAGTTGACGACCACTCTTACGATGGCGCATGACCTAATCCTTCTAACTAGTATCGATTAATCTTCTGCAATCGACGCTGGTGGCCAGTTCTCTAGGCGCATGCCAAGAGAAAGACCGCGTGATGCAAGAACGTCTTTAATCTCTGTAAGAGATTTTTTACCCAAGTTCGGCGTTTTCAGAAGCTCAACTTCGGTACGTTGCACAAGATCACCGATGTAGTGAATCGCTTCTGCTTTTAGACAGTTAGCAGAGCGAACTGTTAGTTCAAGATCGTCTACAGGACGGAGTAGGATAGGATCGAATTCCGGCTTCTCTTCTTTCTCTTCAGGAACACGCACATCACGAAGATCTACGAATGCATCCAATTGCTCAGCAAGAATTGTTGCTGCGCGACGGATAGCTTCCTCAGGTTCAAGAGTCCCGTTAGTTTCCATATCGATGACTAGCTTGTCCAAGTCAGTACGCTGTTCAACACGCGCTGCAGCCACTGAGTAGGCAATTTTGTCTACTGGACTGTAAGTTGCGTCGACTAGCAAACGACCGATAGGACGCTCATCTTCATCAGTATGAATACGGGCTGAAGCTGGAACATAACCACGACCACGTTGAACTTTGATACGCATAGCGATCTCAGAGCTATCATCGGTAAGATGACAAATAACGTGCTCAGGGTTTACGATCTCCACATCACCATCATGGGTGATGTCACCTGCAACCACAGGGCCCGAGCCTGATTTGTTCAGTGTAATGAACACTTCATCTTTACCGTCAGCAACGCGAACAGCTAAACCTTTCAGGTTAAGAAGAATCTCTAAGATATCTTCCTGAACACCCTCTTTGGTGCTGTATTCGTGAAGTACGCCTTCAATCTCTACTTCCGTGACTGCACAGCCAGGCATAGAAGATAGAAGAATACGGCGAAGTGCATTACCCAGAGTGTGGCCAAAACCACGCTCTAACGGCTCAAGAGTTACTTTTGCGTGTGTCTCATTGATCTGTTCGATGTCAACTAGACGTGGCTTAAGAAATTCTGTTACAGAACCCTGCATTGTGTCCTCTCTTTAGTTTAAACCTTACTTAGAGTAAAGCTCGACGATCAATTGTTCGTTGATGTCAGCTGACAGATCTGAACGTTCAGGCAAACGCTTGAATGTTCCTTCCATCTTGCTACCATCTACTTCAATCCAAGTTGGTTTTTCGCGTTGTTCAGCAACTTCTAGAGCCGCTGTGATGCGAGATTGCTTTTGAGCTTTCTCACGGATAGCAACAACGTCGGTTGCCGCAACTTTGAAAGAAGGAACGTTAACAACTTTACCGTTAACTAGGATAGCTTTGTGGCTAACTAGCTGACGTGCTTCTGCGCGAGTTGCGCCAAAGCCCATGCGGTAAACTACGTTATCTAGACGACCTTCTAGAAGCTGAAGTAAGTTCTCACCAGTGTTACCTTTAAGGCGAGCGGCTTCTTTGTAGTAGTTACGGAATTGTTTTTCTAGAACGCCATACATACGACGAACTTTTTGCTTCTCGCGAAGCTGAACGCCATATTCAGACAGACGGCCGCGACGTGCGCCGTGTACACCTGGGGCGTTATCGATTTTACACTTGGTATCAATCGCGCGAACACCTGACTTAAGGAATAAGTCGGTACCTTCGCGGCGACTAAGCTTCAGCTTAGGACCCAAATATCTTGCCATGATCTTTCTCCAATGTTCCCAGAAACGTTAAACGCGACGTTTCTTAGGTGGACGACAACCGTTATGAGGGATTGGTGTCGCATCAACGATGTTTGTGATACGGAAACCAGCGGCGTTAAGTGCGCGAACTGTAGATTCACGACCTGGACCAGGACCCTTAACCATAACTTCCAAGTTCTTTAGGCCATATTCTTTAGCCATCTCTGCACAACGTTCTGCTGCAACCTGTGCTGCGAACGGTGTAGATTTACGAGAACCACGGAAACCTGAACCACCTGCAGTAGCCCATGCTAGAGCGTTACCTTGGCGATCAGAAATGGTCACGATTGTGTTATTGAAAGATGCGTGGATATGCGCTATACCATCTGCAATTTGCTTGCGGACGCGCTTACGTGCGCGACTTGGTTGTTTTGCCATTGTACTCTACCCTTCCCGACTATTTCTTGATCGGCTTGCTCGGACCCTTACGGGTACGTGCGTTGGTTTTAGTACGCTGTCCACGTAGTGGTAGACTGCGACGATGACGAAGACCACGGTAACAGCCAAGGTCCATTAGACGCTTGATGTTCATGGAAACTTCACGACGTAGATCACCTTCTACAGTGTACTTAGCTACACCATCACGCAGTAGATTGATCTGCTCTTCAGTTAGTTCACTGATCTTAACATTTTCAGCAATACCCACTTCAGCCAAAATTGACTGAGAACGAGTTTTACCAACGCCGTAGATTGATGTTAAAGCAATCACAGCATGTTTTTGATCAGGAATGTTAATGCCTGCTATACGGGCCACTATTCACTCCTAGGTACTTTATATAAAGAATTACCCGCAGCAGAGCCCGTTGAGGATACGCTGCGGTATACTACTTCTTTTGCACGCAAAAGGTAGGTCGAGAAATATACTCGACACTACCTTATTTTTCAAGTAAAAATTTCTGCTTATTAGCCTTGGCGCTGCTTGTGCTTTGGCTCACTACAAATTACGCGCACAACACCGTTGCGTTTGATAACTTTGCAGTTACGGCAGATTTTTTTAACGGAAGCACGAACTTTCATTGCTAAACTCCGTAAAATCAATCAGAACGGTATGGAAGTCTATTAACGACCATAACCTTTAAGATTAGCCTTTTTCAACACAGACTCATATTGATTTGACATCATATGGGTCTGTACCTGTGCCATAAAGTCCATGATTACAACTACTACGATAAGTAGTGAGGTGCCGCCAAAATAGAACCTTACGTTCCATGCTGACATCATGAACTGGGGAATCAGACAAATAAAGGTAATATATAACGCTCCTGCCAATGTAAGGCGGGTCATTACCTTGTCGATATACATCGCTGTCTGTTCACCTGGGCGGATACCGGGTACGAACGCACCTGACTTCTTCAAGTTGTCTGCTGTTTCACGTGGGTTAAATACCAACGCTGTATAAAAGAAACAGAAGAAAATAATCGCAACTGCATACAGTATAACATAAAGCGGCTGTCCCGGGCTTAGTGCCAATGAGACATCGGTCAACCAGCTGAATGCTGGGTTACCGCTCTTACCAAACCACTGAGCTAATGTGCCAGGGAATAGGATTATACTCGAAGCAAAAATCGCAGGGATTACACCAGCCATATTAATTTTCAACGGCAAGTGAGTACTCTGCGCTGCAAATACCTTACGACCTTGTTGACGCTTCGCATAGTTAACGACGATACGACGTTGACCACGCTCCATGAAAACAACAAAGTAGATGGTGGCAAAAGCAATGACTGCAATAAACAACAAGAGAAGAATATGCAATTCACCTTGACGCGCTTGCTCGATAGTTTGTCCGATTGCCTTAGGCAATCCAGCAACAATACCTGCAAAAATTAGTAATGATATACCATTACCAATACCTCGCTCTGTAATCTGTTCACCTAACCACATCAAAAACATGGTGCCGGTTACTAAACTTACGGTCGCAATTAGCGTAAACATGGTTTGGTCGATAACGACCAGATTAGGGACCATGTTTGGTAAGCCGGTTGCGATACCAATGGCTTGGAATATTGCAAGTACAAGCGTGCCGTAGCGCGTATATTGGCTGATTTTTCTTCGGCCTGCCTCACCCTCTTTCTTGAGTTCGGCTAACGCGGGATGAACCACAGTCAACAACTGAACAACAATTGATGCCGATATATACGGCATGATGCCCAGTGCGAATATAGATGCACGCGAAAGTGCACCACCAGAGAACATATTAAACATTTCAATGATGGTGCCTTTCTGCTGTTCGAACAAATCGGCGAGTACAGCAGCGTCAATCCCAGGAATAGGCACAAAGGAGCCCGCTCGGAATACTAAAAGTGCACATATTACGAATAATAGGCGCGATCTTAGCTCACTTAAGCCGCCTTGAGCACTACGAAAATCTTGTCCTGGTTTCTTAGCCATCTGTACCTCAATCCTCGAGATTATTCCTCGATTTTACCGCCTGCAGCTTCGATCGCAGCTTTAGCGCCTTTCGACACGCGTAGACCTTTTACAGTCACTGCTTTGTTGATCTCGCCAGAAAGAACAACTTTAACATTTTCGATGTTCTTCGCAACAACGTTTGCTGCTTTAAGGCTATTTAAATCAACAACTTCGCCAGTTACTTTTGCGAATTCGCTTAAGCGAACTTCAGCAGATACAAATCCTTTACGAGATTTGAAGCCGAATTTTGGCAAACGTTGTTTCAATGGCATTTGACCGCCTTCAAAACCTGGACGAACTGAACCGCCTGAACGCGATTTTTGGCCTTTGTGACCACGGCCACCTGTTTTACCAAGCCCCGAACCGATACCACGGCCTACACGCTTCTTAGAAGGTTTAGATCCTGTAGCCGGTGATAGAGTATTCAAACGCATTCTGATTACTCCTCAATTTTAACCATATAGTGAACTTTATTGACCATACCACGAATACATGGTGTGTCCTGAAGTTCAACCGTATGGTTGATGCGACGAAGGCCTAGTCCACGCAAAGTAGCTTTATGCTTAGGTAGGCGACCAATTGAGCTTTTAGTTTGAGTTACTTTAATAGTTGCCATGGTGTTCTTACTCCGAAATAGATTCAACAGTCAGACCACGTTTAGCAGCAACCATTTCAGGTGACTTCATGCTACCCAATGCATCGATTGTTGCACGAACAACGTTGATTGGGTTAGTTGAACCATACGCTTTTGATAGTACGTTATGTACACCAGCTACTTCTAGTACAGCACGCATTGCGCCACCGGCGATAACACCTGTACCTTCTGCAGCAGGCTGCATGTAAACCTTAGAACCCGAGTGGCGACCTTTCACGTGATGGTGAAGAGTGCCTTCGTTAAGTGCGATAGTAACCATGTTACGACGCGCTTTTTCCATTGCTTTTTGAATCGCTGCAGGTACTTCACGGGCTTTACCGTATCCGAAACCTACACGACCATTACCGTCACCAACGACTGTTAGTGCAGTGAAGCTCATGATTCGACCACCTTTAACCGTTTTAGAAACACGATTAACGGCGATTAGCTTTTCTTGCAAATCATTAGCTTGTTGTTGTTCTTTAGCCATCTTCCAACCCTACCTTAGAATTTCAGACCAGCTTCGCGAGCAGTCTCTGCTAGCGCCGCTACTCGACCGTGGTATTGGAAACCAGAACGATCAAATGCAACTGCAGTCACGCCTTTTTCAAGCGCACGCTCAGCAATAGCTTTACCTACTGCTTGTGCAGCATCGATGTTACCGGTGTTTTTAACCTGCTCACGGATCGCTTTTTCTACAGTAGAAGCTGCTGCGATAACCTCAGAGCCGTTAGCTGCAATCACCTGTGCGTACACGTGACGAGGAGTACGGTGTACTACTAGGCGAGTTGCACCCAGTTCTGCAATCTTACGACGTGCACGAAGGGCACGACGGATGCGAGATGCTTTCTTATCCATAGCGTTACCTTACTTCTTCTTAGCTTCTTTAGTACGCACATTTTCATCTGCGTAACGAACACCTTTACCTTTATAAGGTTCAGGTTCACGGTAAGAACGAATATCTGCCGCAACTTGACCGACTAGTTGCTTATCACAACCAGATACTACGATCTCAGTTTGGCTAGGACACTCAGCCTTAATACCTGCAGGCAATTCATGCTCAACAGGGTGAGAGAAGCCTAGAGTTAGAGCTACAGCATTGCCTTTAATAGCAGCACGGTAACCGACACCTTTCAAAGTTAGCTTCTTAGAGAAGCCTTCAGTAACACCAAGAATCATGTTGTTCACTAGTGCACGAGCAGTACCTGCTTGAGCCCAAGAGTGAGTAACACGTTCGTTGACTGGACCGAAAGTAAGGGAATTTTCTTCTTGTGCAATAGCAACTAGGTTGTTAAGCACGCGAGTCATTTCACCTTTAGCACCTTTTACGGTGATCTCTTGGCCGTTTAGTTTCACCTCTACGCCAGCTGGAATAGCGACAGGTGCTTTAGCAACACGAGACATATCCTACTCCTTAAATTACGCTACGTAGCAAATGATTTCACCACCAAGACCGGCTTTACGCGCGGCACGGTCTGACATCAGACCCTTGGAAGTAGAAACTACGGCAACACCCAGACCGCCCATCACTGATGGAAGCTCGTCTTTTTTCTTGTAGACGCGCAGACCAGGACGTGAAACACGTTGGATTTGCTCAATTACTGGTTTAGCTTGGAAGTACTTAAGAGTAACTTCTAGCTCAGGTTTAACTTCGCTGTTTACCGCGAAGTCTACGATGTAACCTTCAGCTTTAAGTAGTGCAGCAATTGCAACTTTAAGCTTTGAAGAAGGCATTGTAACAGCAACTTTTTGTGCTGCCTGACCGTTACGAATACGGGTCAGCATATCCGAAATCGGATCTTGCATGCTCATAAACTTTACTCCAAATGATTAAGTGGCAATTACCAGCTCGCCTTACGAAGTCCAGGAATCTCGCCTTTCATGCAAGCTTCACGAACTTTGATACGGCTTAGACCGAATTTACGTAGGTAACCGTGTGGACGACCAGTTTGGTTGCAACGGTTGCGCTGACGTGATGCACTTGAATCACGTGGAAGAGTTTGCAGTTTAAGAACTGCATTCCAACGATCTTCTTCTGATGCGTTTACATCGCTGATGATAGCTTTAAGCGCGGCACGCTTTTCTGCGTACTGTGCTACTAGCTTGGCACGTTTAACGTCACGTGCTTTCATTGATTGTTTAGCCATAACAGTAACCCTTCACCTTACTTACGGAATGGGAAGTTAAAGGCAGCCAGCAGAGCATGGCCTTCCTCATCGGTAGCACCTGTAGTCGTGATAGTGATATCAAGACCGCGTACTCGATCGACTTTATCGTAGTCGATTTCCGGGAAGATGATTTGCTCGCGAACGCCCATGCTGTAGTTACCGCGTCCGTCAAAAGACTTAGCGCTAACACCGCGGAAATCGCGTACACGTGGTAGAGCGATAGAAATCAAACGCTCAAAGAAATCCCACATGCGCTCGCCACGCAAGGTTACTTTACAACCAATTGGGTAGCCTTCACGAATTTTGAAACCTGCAACAGATTTACGAGCTTTAGTGATTAAAGGTTTCT
This DNA window, taken from Vibrio palustris, encodes the following:
- the secY gene encoding preprotein translocase subunit SecY is translated as MAKKPGQDFRSAQGGLSELRSRLLFVICALLVFRAGSFVPIPGIDAAVLADLFEQQKGTIIEMFNMFSGGALSRASIFALGIMPYISASIVVQLLTVVHPALAELKKEGEAGRRKISQYTRYGTLVLAIFQAIGIATGLPNMVPNLVVIDQTMFTLIATVSLVTGTMFLMWLGEQITERGIGNGISLLIFAGIVAGLPKAIGQTIEQARQGELHILLLLFIAVIAFATIYFVVFMERGQRRIVVNYAKRQQGRKVFAAQSTHLPLKINMAGVIPAIFASSIILFPGTLAQWFGKSGNPAFSWLTDVSLALSPGQPLYVILYAVAIIFFCFFYTALVFNPRETADNLKKSGAFVPGIRPGEQTAMYIDKVMTRLTLAGALYITFICLIPQFMMSAWNVRFYFGGTSLLIVVVVIMDFMAQVQTHMMSNQYESVLKKANLKGYGR
- the rplO gene encoding 50S ribosomal protein L15, with product MRLNTLSPATGSKPSKKRVGRGIGSGLGKTGGRGHKGQKSRSGGSVRPGFEGGQMPLKQRLPKFGFKSRKGFVSAEVRLSEFAKVTGEVVDLNSLKAANVVAKNIENVKVVLSGEINKAVTVKGLRVSKGAKAAIEAAGGKIEE
- the rpmD gene encoding 50S ribosomal protein L30, which gives rise to MATIKVTQTKSSIGRLPKHKATLRGLGLRRINHTVELQDTPCIRGMVNKVHYMVKIEE
- the rpsE gene encoding 30S ribosomal protein S5, which codes for MAKEQQQANDLQEKLIAVNRVSKTVKGGRIMSFTALTVVGDGNGRVGFGYGKAREVPAAIQKAMEKARRNMVTIALNEGTLHHHVKGRHSGSKVYMQPAAEGTGVIAGGAMRAVLEVAGVHNVLSKAYGSTNPINVVRATIDALGSMKSPEMVAAKRGLTVESISE
- the rplR gene encoding 50S ribosomal protein L18; the encoded protein is MDKKASRIRRALRARRKIAELGATRLVVHRTPRHVYAQVIAANGSEVIAAASTVEKAIREQVKNTGNIDAAQAVGKAIAERALEKGVTAVAFDRSGFQYHGRVAALAETAREAGLKF
- the rplF gene encoding 50S ribosomal protein L6, translating into MSRVAKAPVAIPAGVEVKLNGQEITVKGAKGEMTRVLNNLVAIAQEENSLTFGPVNERVTHSWAQAGTARALVNNMILGVTEGFSKKLTLKGVGYRAAIKGNAVALTLGFSHPVEHELPAGIKAECPSQTEIVVSGCDKQLVGQVAADIRSYREPEPYKGKGVRYADENVRTKEAKKK
- the rpsH gene encoding 30S ribosomal protein S8, whose translation is MSMQDPISDMLTRIRNGQAAQKVAVTMPSSKLKVAIAALLKAEGYIVDFAVNSEVKPELEVTLKYFQAKPVIEQIQRVSRPGLRVYKKKDELPSVMGGLGVAVVSTSKGLMSDRAARKAGLGGEIICYVA
- the rpsN gene encoding 30S ribosomal protein S14, with the translated sequence MAKQSMKARDVKRAKLVAQYAEKRAALKAIISDVNASEEDRWNAVLKLQTLPRDSSASRQRNRCNQTGRPHGYLRKFGLSRIKVREACMKGEIPGLRKASW
- the rplE gene encoding 50S ribosomal protein L5; translated protein: MAKLHDYYKSSVVAELTKQFGYTSVMQVPRIEKITLNMGVGEAINDKKLLENAASDMATISGQKPLITKARKSVAGFKIREGYPIGCKVTLRGERMWDFFERLISIALPRVRDFRGVSAKSFDGRGNYSMGVREQIIFPEIDYDKVDRVRGLDITITTTGATDEEGHALLAAFNFPFRK